The Mauremys reevesii isolate NIE-2019 linkage group 1, ASM1616193v1, whole genome shotgun sequence genome has a segment encoding these proteins:
- the LOC120373566 gene encoding cytoglobin-1-like, which translates to MAFSEAEVQRARGAWEKMYANAEDNGTTVLVRMFTEHPDTKSYFTHFKGMGTAEEMEQSDQVRSHGKRVLTTINDLVQHLDSTDAFLGIVNPLGKKHAMQLKVDPKNFRIICDIILQLMEEKYGGDCKASFEKVTNEICTRLNNAYKEAGW; encoded by the exons ATGGCATTCTCTGAAGCAGAAGTGCAGAGGGCTCGTGGGGCCTGGGAGAAGATGTATGCCAatgctgaagacaatgggacaaCTGTCCTGGTCAG AATGTTTACAGAACACCCAGACACCAAGTCCTACTTCACCCACTTTAAAGGGATGGGCACAGCCGAAGAGATGGAACAGTCAGATCAGGTCAGGAGTCATGGCAAGAGGGTCCTCACGACCATCAATGACTTGGTCCAACACCTCGACAGCACTGATGCTTTTCTTGGGATAGTGAACCCACTGGGCAAGAAACATGCAATGCAGCTCAAGGTTGACCCCAAGAACTTTAGG ATAATCTGTGACATTATCTTGCAACTGATGGAGGAGAAATATGGTGGAGACTGCAAGGCTTCTTTTGAGAAGGTGACCAACGAAATCTGCACTCGCCTGAACAATGCCTACAAAGAAGCTGGCTGGTGA